Proteins from a single region of Abyssibacter profundi:
- a CDS encoding helix-turn-helix domain-containing protein → MSSSYHHLSPEERATIMIQHGQGATLSSIARLL, encoded by the coding sequence ATGTCATCCAGCTACCATCACCTGAGCCCAGAAGAGCGTGCGACCATCATGATTCAGCACGGCCAGGGCGCCACGCTTAGTTCCATCGCACGCCTGTTG